In one Chryseobacterium camelliae genomic region, the following are encoded:
- a CDS encoding ribonuclease E/G, with protein sequence MKKELIVSHEDDLTKIALLEDGRLCELHEQEDKSDFIVGDLFIGKVKKLAPNLNAAFVNIGYEKDAFLHYQDLGPQYLTYRKFLRDTISKKQNSSSLKNFEIQPEIDKNGTVDKVIAKDDIVLLQITKEPISTKGPRISTQISLTGRFLVLIPFDNKVSISKKVKSAEEKERLRTLIESIKPEGFGVIIRTVAEGKKVADLHNDMNQLIQKWESTFKNIQKNKVPSKVLSEEDKASAILRDNFNQDFVSIICDDEQMVNEMKNYVEVIAPERKNIVQFYDSHIPLLEYYNVEKQLKQSFGKHVNIPSSKGAYLVIEHTEALHVVDVNSGNNITTGAAVNKEHALNVNKMAATEIARQLRLRDMGGIIVIDFIDMTNPEHRKDLYEHLKEEMKRDKARHKILPPSKFGLIQITRQRNRPEKQIETKEENPNKDGEIIAPIVIVERMGEALKSIMQKEKGKIFLHVHPFVEAYLTKGIMSIQMKWFLKYKKKVAIIPRDSFKYLEYRIYNSKKEELIGYSN encoded by the coding sequence ATGAAGAAAGAACTAATAGTTTCGCATGAGGATGATCTTACAAAGATTGCACTGCTGGAAGACGGAAGACTATGTGAACTTCATGAGCAAGAGGACAAAAGTGATTTTATAGTAGGAGATTTATTTATAGGTAAAGTAAAAAAACTGGCTCCCAACCTAAATGCAGCATTCGTAAATATCGGTTATGAGAAGGATGCCTTTCTGCATTATCAGGATCTCGGCCCGCAATACCTTACCTACAGAAAGTTTTTAAGAGATACGATTTCTAAAAAACAAAACTCTTCAAGCTTAAAAAATTTCGAAATACAACCCGAAATTGACAAAAACGGAACAGTAGACAAAGTAATCGCCAAAGATGATATTGTTCTGCTTCAGATAACCAAAGAACCCATCTCTACAAAAGGACCGAGAATTTCGACACAAATTTCCTTAACAGGTCGTTTTTTGGTTCTGATACCTTTCGACAATAAGGTTTCAATTTCCAAAAAAGTAAAAAGCGCTGAGGAAAAAGAAAGATTAAGAACCCTTATCGAGAGTATAAAACCGGAAGGCTTCGGAGTGATTATAAGAACAGTAGCCGAAGGAAAAAAAGTGGCAGACCTGCACAACGATATGAATCAGCTGATTCAAAAATGGGAAAGCACTTTTAAAAACATCCAGAAAAACAAGGTTCCGTCTAAAGTTTTAAGCGAAGAAGACAAAGCTTCTGCTATATTAAGAGACAATTTCAACCAGGATTTCGTGAGCATCATTTGTGATGATGAACAAATGGTAAACGAAATGAAAAACTATGTGGAAGTCATAGCCCCGGAAAGAAAAAATATTGTCCAGTTTTACGACTCACACATTCCTCTGCTTGAATATTACAATGTTGAAAAACAACTGAAACAAAGTTTCGGAAAACATGTCAATATTCCCAGTTCTAAAGGAGCATACCTCGTTATAGAACACACTGAAGCATTGCACGTAGTTGATGTCAACTCAGGAAACAACATTACAACAGGAGCCGCCGTCAATAAAGAACACGCCCTGAATGTAAACAAAATGGCAGCCACAGAGATCGCAAGACAGCTTCGTCTGCGCGATATGGGCGGAATCATCGTCATCGATTTTATCGATATGACCAATCCTGAGCACAGAAAAGATCTGTACGAACATCTTAAAGAAGAAATGAAACGTGATAAAGCACGTCACAAAATTCTTCCTCCTAGTAAATTCGGTCTGATACAAATTACCCGACAAAGAAACCGTCCGGAAAAACAGATCGAAACCAAAGAAGAAAACCCTAACAAAGACGGAGAAATCATCGCTCCTATTGTTATTGTAGAAAGAATGGGTGAAGCTCTGAAATCCATTATGCAAAAGGAAAAAGGAAAAATATTCCTTCACGTACATCCTTTTGTGGAAGCTTATCTTACGAAAGGCATCATGAGCATCCAGATGAAATGGTTTTTAAAATATAAAAAGAAAGTAGCCATCATCCCAAGAGATTCTTTTAAATATTTAGAATACAGAATTTACAATTCGAAAAAAGAAGAATTGATCGGATATTCTAATTAA
- a CDS encoding PKD domain-containing protein has product MNYFEKNKKNIIIGVIATLLIAALVALWLQKKVIHSNDDIVGLVYPSTLMVGDTLSFEDKTQFAKSKRWSFGDGGTSDKNSGIHFYNKPGYYQVTLIIDNKYSKSFPVMVRSREVAKPKDTAKIRTVIDAQSQAMVFENVQFRAVSEAKQFTWKFGETGNIDSKEKFATYSYKKPGDYVVTLFTDESIEPILHHIKILPGYDALQEDVTVEDAYAKMDNDFKYHLQQIANGSNFNTHYNFLLRKYLCNNENTVVKVNDSKVNNFYMYCAGLQFDKNNVIQTVKVNFDDAQSCVTKVDITQSK; this is encoded by the coding sequence ATGAACTACTTTGAAAAGAACAAGAAGAATATTATCATTGGGGTTATTGCAACCTTACTTATAGCCGCTTTGGTAGCTCTATGGCTGCAGAAAAAAGTGATCCATTCCAATGATGATATTGTAGGACTGGTATATCCGTCAACATTAATGGTAGGAGATACACTTTCATTTGAAGACAAAACTCAGTTTGCAAAGAGCAAGAGATGGAGCTTCGGAGATGGTGGTACTTCTGATAAAAATAGTGGGATCCACTTTTACAATAAACCAGGATATTATCAGGTAACGTTAATTATTGACAATAAATACTCAAAATCATTTCCTGTAATGGTACGTTCGAGAGAAGTTGCCAAGCCTAAAGACACGGCAAAAATTCGGACGGTTATTGATGCGCAATCTCAGGCAATGGTATTTGAGAATGTACAATTCCGTGCGGTTTCCGAGGCTAAACAGTTTACATGGAAATTCGGGGAAACGGGAAATATAGATTCTAAAGAAAAATTTGCCACCTATTCTTATAAAAAACCGGGAGATTATGTGGTTACCTTATTTACAGACGAAAGCATAGAGCCAATCTTACACCATATCAAAATTCTTCCGGGTTATGATGCTTTACAGGAAGATGTAACGGTAGAAGATGCTTATGCGAAAATGGATAATGATTTTAAGTATCACCTGCAGCAGATTGCCAATGGAAGCAATTTCAATACCCATTATAATTTTTTACTAAGAAAATATCTTTGTAATAACGAGAATACAGTGGTAAAAGTTAATGATAGCAAGGTCAATAATTTTTATATGTATTGTGCGGGTCTTCAGTTTGATAAAAATAATGTAATACAGACTGTAAAAGTAAACTTTGATGACGCGCAATCTTGTGTAACTAAAGTGGATATTACCCAAAGTAAATAA
- a CDS encoding response regulator transcription factor, translating to MIKTLLETPFNMLINDCNNGHELINRTYRRQEDVFIIELFMPILSGIEAIKFIRRNNNETPIITYSGTYQEDIAEILSKIPNIYYCQKNSIIIKNIVKGKIADNNFDYDSYYQEWQKQPLLVQEYMSRQKKSQEELSPTEIQLMKFCYEGFSNKEIGEKLNLSTRTIDTYINRLTEKLGLKTKLHLIRFCVENGYYNSST from the coding sequence ATGATCAAAACGCTTTTGGAAACACCTTTCAATATGCTTATCAATGACTGTAACAATGGTCATGAGCTTATCAACAGAACGTATAGGCGGCAGGAAGATGTTTTCATTATAGAACTATTCATGCCCATACTGAGTGGCATTGAAGCCATAAAATTTATCCGTCGAAATAACAACGAAACCCCTATCATTACATATTCAGGAACTTACCAGGAAGATATTGCAGAAATTCTTTCAAAAATCCCCAATATTTATTATTGTCAGAAGAACAGCATTATCATCAAAAATATTGTAAAAGGAAAAATTGCCGACAACAACTTTGATTACGATTCCTATTACCAGGAATGGCAAAAACAGCCTCTTTTGGTACAGGAATACATGAGCAGACAAAAAAAGAGCCAGGAAGAGCTTTCTCCTACAGAAATCCAGCTCATGAAATTTTGCTATGAAGGATTCAGCAATAAGGAAATTGGCGAAAAACTCAATCTGAGTACCCGCACCATTGATACCTATATCAACAGGCTTACAGAAAAGCTTGGACTGAAGACTAAACTTCATCTGATCAGGTTTTGTGTAGAAAACGGATACTATAATTCCAGCACATAA
- a CDS encoding HU family DNA-binding protein produces MTKAELVNTISNKLGTEKNETQKVVEAFMQEIRTSMYNGDNVYLRGFGSFIIKTRAAKTGRNISKNTAIEIPAHNIPAFKPSKSFVEKVKTKVAVK; encoded by the coding sequence ATGACAAAGGCAGAACTGGTAAACACCATCTCAAATAAATTGGGAACAGAAAAGAATGAAACACAGAAAGTTGTAGAAGCTTTTATGCAGGAGATTAGAACTTCTATGTACAATGGGGACAATGTTTATCTAAGAGGTTTTGGTTCTTTCATTATTAAAACAAGAGCTGCTAAAACGGGTAGAAACATTTCTAAAAACACTGCAATTGAGATCCCGGCTCATAACATTCCTGCTTTCAAACCTTCAAAATCTTTTGTTGAGAAAGTAAAAACTAAAGTTGCAGTAAAATAA
- the tssR gene encoding type VI secretion system protein TssR domain-containing protein: MKNKFPLAAYYIGISVLLTSCQVKLPSKKTPEPEHYGQVDNSPVINGFPKKSVPWIVISDRSRNTAYLDKSDEKSYKEVKFLEPLMVLKHRDGMVKVAEYVPDALMKKVSSKSIKTYGWIPESELLLWSNSLKSEKTGYPVRIAVVPNNSDVIRSAERYYKNDSIMVFNSPSLIEQANVKIPNGQMVYVYKQAENNKRFLVGKKPSIDMDSINEGLYGWVSSNVVSAWGERSALKMKNPTGVTETALGIHEGSPGGSNVENRTAILLTDVNKRTPLENIFPVNLALDTTPTPDSKTKYFTNILDYSKNYVFNVLGERIYFDRYREITERNKKINIVFALDVSASNAPYAPIVKSLLQDLQLRFEKPSYFNSVKYGAVLYKNNSCGDNVATSNLSNDYSKITAFIDQKTNEMNCSSTSGYQPVNEGLMAAGHLLGDRPDETNIIITIGTSSSQGGNMYGVINSLTQAQARLIMFQTSARSSDTYNDFVLMSENVVTNTAKNIAELKKQNIINQSDVLTKNNFSLVESETGFFSLDYPKQSMSQGFVIFPKKGDIATPGYLKKAVDSLIAQVTLDNETIDKSLNDHFHSSVGAGRTDVDVKYKYLYPGLTNPVSAGIAAQLVNYGNPFLVKGYVPSDLKEFKQGMEKGILISEAEYDNLKAFYTEVYQKTNAERTDFNQARAVKEYIKLLKKYNPTIKFLDKSDLYEKPMSYAVGVSTGFDNSEEEIMAKYKLKAWKKSKIIINESVRTYFKYYKDLAERMLTYRNNPAVKIQQNGQTFYWLNEYFMPTMLPVEAPEYTKH, encoded by the coding sequence ATGAAAAATAAATTTCCTCTAGCAGCATATTATATAGGTATTTCGGTATTGCTTACAAGCTGCCAAGTAAAACTGCCTTCCAAAAAAACTCCGGAACCGGAACATTACGGTCAGGTAGACAATTCCCCGGTTATCAATGGATTCCCAAAAAAATCGGTTCCTTGGATTGTGATTTCAGACCGATCCAGAAATACGGCTTATTTGGATAAAAGCGATGAAAAATCATACAAGGAAGTTAAGTTTTTAGAACCGCTTATGGTTTTAAAACACCGAGACGGAATGGTAAAAGTAGCGGAATATGTTCCGGATGCTTTAATGAAAAAAGTTTCATCAAAATCTATCAAAACATACGGCTGGATTCCGGAATCTGAACTGTTATTATGGAGCAATTCTTTAAAAAGCGAAAAAACAGGCTATCCTGTACGGATTGCCGTTGTTCCCAATAATAGTGATGTGATAAGAAGTGCCGAAAGGTATTATAAAAATGACTCTATTATGGTTTTTAATTCACCGAGTTTGATAGAGCAGGCGAATGTAAAGATCCCGAACGGACAAATGGTATATGTCTATAAACAGGCAGAAAATAATAAAAGATTTTTGGTAGGTAAGAAACCTTCTATTGATATGGATAGTATTAATGAAGGGTTGTACGGATGGGTAAGTTCGAATGTGGTTTCTGCTTGGGGAGAGAGATCGGCTCTTAAAATGAAAAACCCTACAGGAGTTACAGAAACGGCTTTAGGAATTCACGAAGGATCTCCCGGCGGATCCAATGTAGAAAACAGAACCGCAATTTTGCTTACGGATGTAAACAAAAGAACTCCTCTGGAAAACATTTTTCCTGTCAATTTAGCTTTGGATACCACTCCAACTCCTGACTCCAAGACAAAGTATTTCACCAATATTTTAGATTACAGTAAAAACTATGTTTTCAATGTATTGGGAGAACGTATTTATTTTGATCGTTACAGAGAAATTACCGAAAGAAATAAAAAAATAAATATTGTTTTTGCATTAGATGTAAGTGCTTCCAATGCGCCTTATGCCCCAATTGTAAAATCATTACTGCAAGATCTACAGCTTAGATTCGAAAAACCTTCTTACTTCAACTCGGTGAAGTATGGTGCTGTTTTGTACAAAAATAATTCTTGTGGCGATAATGTGGCAACATCAAATTTGAGCAACGATTACAGTAAGATAACAGCATTTATAGATCAGAAAACCAATGAGATGAACTGTTCGAGTACAAGTGGTTATCAGCCTGTAAATGAAGGGTTAATGGCAGCCGGTCACCTTCTTGGAGACCGTCCTGATGAGACCAATATCATCATTACAATCGGGACTTCATCCAGCCAGGGAGGAAATATGTATGGAGTAATTAATTCCCTTACACAAGCACAGGCACGACTGATTATGTTCCAGACCAGCGCAAGATCATCAGATACTTACAATGATTTTGTTTTAATGTCAGAAAATGTGGTGACGAATACAGCCAAAAATATTGCAGAGCTTAAAAAACAAAATATTATCAATCAAAGTGATGTGCTGACTAAGAATAATTTCAGTCTGGTAGAGAGTGAAACAGGATTCTTCTCGTTAGATTACCCGAAACAGAGTATGTCTCAAGGCTTTGTGATCTTCCCTAAAAAGGGGGATATTGCAACACCGGGATATTTAAAAAAGGCGGTAGATAGTTTGATTGCTCAGGTTACTTTAGACAATGAAACCATAGATAAATCTTTGAATGATCACTTCCATTCATCGGTAGGAGCGGGAAGAACAGATGTAGATGTGAAATACAAATATCTGTATCCGGGGTTAACGAACCCTGTTTCCGCAGGTATTGCCGCACAGTTGGTGAACTATGGAAACCCGTTTTTGGTTAAAGGATATGTTCCATCAGATTTAAAAGAATTTAAACAGGGAATGGAAAAAGGAATTCTGATCTCCGAAGCAGAATATGATAATCTAAAAGCCTTTTATACGGAAGTGTATCAGAAAACAAATGCTGAAAGAACAGATTTTAATCAAGCAAGAGCCGTAAAGGAATATATCAAGCTTTTGAAAAAATATAACCCTACGATTAAATTCCTGGATAAATCGGACTTATATGAAAAGCCGATGTCTTATGCAGTAGGAGTAAGCACAGGTTTTGATAATTCCGAAGAAGAAATAATGGCTAAATACAAGCTGAAAGCCTGGAAAAAATCCAAAATCATCATTAATGAATCGGTAAGAACGTATTTTAAATACTATAAAGATTTAGCAGAAAGAATGTTGACCTATAGAAATAATCCTGCGGTGAAAATTCAGCAGAACGGACAAACTTTCTATTGGCTTAATGAATACTTTATGCCAACCATGCTTCCGGTAGAAGCTCCGGAATATACGAAGCATTAA
- the tssO gene encoding type VI secretion system TssO, protein MSSNREKKLNRSDVRIGIWKFVLSFLVLAGVSFMSVFFFFKSYDQQQEGISREVTAYRELLERSDVLKTHVDSIYYKMDQLDINKVDNDIFLRNSILDNVRDARNIMGKDSADNFKHYAILMKQIGSMIDLKNQIINVEHQKEMARRDIEECLGKVGRANDELRIDPTRKFTGSRRRR, encoded by the coding sequence ATGTCTTCGAACAGGGAGAAAAAATTAAACCGATCAGACGTCAGGATAGGCATTTGGAAATTTGTTCTATCTTTTTTAGTCTTAGCAGGCGTTTCTTTTATGTCTGTCTTCTTCTTTTTTAAGAGCTATGATCAGCAACAAGAAGGGATTAGCAGAGAAGTTACGGCTTACCGTGAGTTGCTTGAACGAAGCGACGTACTAAAAACCCATGTAGACAGTATCTATTATAAAATGGACCAGCTTGATATTAACAAGGTGGATAATGATATATTTCTTAGAAACTCTATACTAGATAACGTAAGAGATGCCAGAAATATTATGGGAAAAGATAGTGCCGATAATTTCAAGCATTATGCAATTCTTATGAAACAGATCGGAAGCATGATTGATCTGAAAAATCAGATCATCAATGTAGAGCATCAGAAAGAAATGGCTCGCAGAGATATAGAGGAATGTTTAGGTAAAGTAGGAAGAGCAAATGATGAATTGAGAATAGATCCTACCAGAAAGTTTACAGGAAGTAGAAGACGAAGATAA
- a CDS encoding type VI secretion system Vgr family protein has translation MSTTSENTREAYFRPTQNADGVSGNHHSGINRLVKLSIVIEGQVIKYYKYFKLTQSAVRHHEFALTLAHDTFGNRQSHALEDVNKLLGKRLTAVISYKDIENSPERTFVGVITGVGFSQEKMSLGNIVLTGYSPTILLDGAPHIQSFGGNQPVNMGIIADNIIKQGLDKSKFDFRIETNDYSQIIYTSQYNETHYNYLARMAEAYGEQFYYDGEVLHFGKLPPQNKPIKLLYGSNADNIKVELKAVHTKPEFYGYNSSRHEKLTSGTTPITHTSNLAKTAYGHNDAIYKTPALQVAPIKASTHLDVEHSQRSTSGSEAVNVFSLSGSTTVPFLHPGCIADIQMRKPDTNETSYFTKIMITETVHEIDTIGHYTGSFAGIASDTGFLPKPEFTVPKAEPQTATVISNTDPEGQGRVQVRFDWQTNDTTHFIRMMSPDAGGTDRITQNRGYVAIPEVGDQVMVNFVHNHPDRPFVMGGMFHGQVGLGGGADNRVKSIQTRSGHKVIFTEDESIIITDKSGNEIHLDTTGSNITITAPETMTLNCKNMNINVGENMNTTVGMNKSNSVGLNNTENVGAMKLTSVVGDASMFITGKLTEIIDGDVHSETKKERNEVSEKDMNIQSGKFVHKHAQEEVQNNSGEISKSH, from the coding sequence ATGTCAACTACATCTGAAAATACGCGGGAAGCGTATTTCCGTCCTACTCAAAATGCGGATGGAGTATCGGGTAATCATCATTCGGGGATCAACCGTTTGGTGAAATTATCCATAGTTATCGAAGGTCAGGTTATTAAATACTATAAATATTTTAAATTAACACAAAGCGCAGTACGCCACCACGAATTTGCGCTTACATTGGCACATGATACCTTCGGGAACCGCCAGTCTCATGCTTTGGAAGATGTCAATAAACTCTTAGGAAAACGCCTTACAGCTGTCATTTCTTATAAAGATATTGAAAATAGCCCTGAAAGAACTTTTGTAGGAGTTATCACAGGAGTTGGCTTCAGCCAGGAAAAAATGAGCTTGGGAAATATTGTTTTAACGGGGTATAGTCCGACTATTTTACTTGATGGTGCCCCACATATCCAAAGTTTTGGAGGAAATCAGCCTGTGAATATGGGGATTATTGCAGATAATATAATTAAACAGGGACTTGATAAGAGCAAGTTTGATTTCAGAATTGAAACCAACGATTATTCTCAGATTATTTACACCAGTCAGTATAATGAGACGCATTACAATTATCTGGCAAGAATGGCGGAAGCATATGGTGAACAATTTTATTATGATGGAGAAGTGCTTCATTTTGGAAAACTTCCACCACAAAATAAACCGATAAAATTGCTGTACGGAAGTAATGCAGATAATATAAAAGTAGAACTCAAAGCGGTTCATACAAAACCTGAATTCTATGGCTATAACAGCAGCCGTCATGAAAAACTTACCTCCGGAACGACTCCGATAACCCATACAAGTAATCTGGCAAAAACAGCATACGGACACAATGATGCCATTTATAAGACACCGGCATTACAGGTTGCTCCTATCAAAGCTTCTACGCATCTTGATGTAGAACATTCCCAGAGAAGTACTTCAGGAAGTGAGGCGGTTAATGTATTTTCATTATCAGGTTCTACGACTGTACCTTTTCTTCATCCGGGATGTATTGCCGATATTCAAATGAGGAAACCTGATACCAATGAAACTTCCTATTTTACAAAAATCATGATCACTGAAACGGTTCATGAAATCGATACAATCGGGCATTATACAGGAAGTTTTGCAGGTATAGCTTCAGATACCGGATTCCTGCCAAAGCCTGAATTTACGGTTCCCAAAGCAGAACCTCAAACGGCAACCGTGATTTCCAATACAGATCCGGAAGGACAGGGAAGAGTTCAGGTAAGATTTGACTGGCAAACTAACGATACCACTCATTTTATCAGAATGATGAGTCCCGATGCGGGAGGAACAGATCGAATTACTCAAAACAGAGGATATGTTGCGATTCCGGAAGTTGGAGATCAGGTAATGGTTAATTTTGTCCATAATCATCCCGACAGACCTTTTGTAATGGGAGGAATGTTTCATGGGCAGGTTGGTCTTGGCGGCGGCGCGGATAACAGGGTGAAATCCATACAGACAAGAAGCGGTCATAAAGTCATTTTTACCGAAGATGAAAGTATCATTATTACGGATAAATCGGGGAATGAAATTCATTTAGATACTACCGGAAGCAATATTACCATTACGGCTCCAGAAACCATGACATTGAATTGTAAAAATATGAATATCAATGTCGGTGAGAATATGAATACTACAGTGGGGATGAACAAATCGAATAGTGTAGGTCTTAATAACACGGAAAACGTGGGAGCGATGAAATTAACTTCTGTAGTGGGTGATGCCAGTATGTTTATTACAGGAAAACTTACAGAAATTATTGACGGAGATGTGCATAGCGAAACCAAGAAGGAGAGAAATGAAGTCAGTGAAAAAGACATGAACATTCAATCCGGTAAATTTGTTCATAAACATGCACAGGAAGAAGTGCAGAACAATAGCGGAGAAATTTCAAAATCCCATTAG
- the tssO gene encoding type VI secretion system TssO — translation MQGHITLSKTEKQYQFLYLILMLLAALIFLGVIFLKDFQSPFSDEDIVSLQNLDEKAKFDQKQTYSFKIMDSTYTQINRLTNEMPQAFVENSIIYGINDLTNYYESGDTKVFDIRKDAYPQIALFYKMYFDDKKTIATVTEDIEKFKKQFEDCSIGFKEKKNQLFQRNNELKARTQ, via the coding sequence ATGCAAGGACACATTACATTATCTAAAACAGAAAAGCAGTATCAGTTCCTTTATCTCATACTGATGCTTTTAGCTGCACTTATATTTTTAGGAGTTATATTTTTGAAAGACTTTCAGTCTCCTTTTTCGGACGAAGACATTGTTTCGCTTCAAAATCTTGATGAAAAAGCAAAGTTTGATCAGAAGCAGACGTACAGTTTTAAAATAATGGACAGTACTTATACCCAAATAAATCGTCTGACGAATGAAATGCCACAGGCTTTTGTGGAAAACAGTATCATATACGGAATTAATGATCTTACCAATTATTATGAAAGCGGAGATACCAAAGTTTTTGATATAAGAAAGGATGCTTATCCGCAAATTGCGCTTTTTTACAAAATGTATTTCGACGACAAAAAAACTATAGCCACAGTAACGGAAGATATCGAGAAATTTAAAAAACAGTTCGAAGACTGTTCCATTGGTTTTAAAGAAAAGAAAAACCAGCTGTTTCAGCGTAATAATGAATTGAAAGCGAGGACGCAATAA
- the tssD gene encoding type VI secretion system tube protein TssD, whose protein sequence is MALNSRGILKFNGGEGQKLLKLNYSVSRSTDVSGRVASDPSNAIIKLTVEATEKSDILESLLNGKYKPTSGEITFNKSHEEGTLITLNWENGYVIQHEVDFDAVDENSMYVSFIVSAEKINYGNSAYEGLWPSA, encoded by the coding sequence ATGGCACTAAATTCAAGAGGAATTCTAAAATTCAACGGAGGCGAAGGTCAAAAATTATTAAAGCTGAACTACAGTGTATCCAGATCTACAGATGTATCAGGTAGAGTAGCTTCGGATCCTTCCAATGCAATCATTAAACTTACCGTGGAAGCAACAGAAAAATCTGATATCCTGGAAAGCTTGCTGAACGGAAAATACAAGCCAACCAGCGGAGAAATTACCTTCAACAAATCTCATGAAGAAGGAACCCTGATTACTTTGAACTGGGAGAACGGATATGTTATTCAGCACGAAGTAGACTTTGATGCGGTAGACGAAAATTCTATGTATGTAAGCTTCATCGTAAGTGCAGAGAAGATCAATTATGGTAATTCTGCTTATGAAGGACTTTGGCCGTCAGCTTAA